Part of the Aquabacterium sp. NJ1 genome, CGGCCCGGTGGCTCTGGCCTGGGGGCTGCAGCACACCAGCGGCGCCAGTGCATCGCTCATGCTGACGCTGGAGGCGGTCTTCACGGCGCTGTTGGCCAGATGGCTGTATGGCGAGGTGATGGGCACGCGCGTCTGGTCTGCCATGGGGCTGTTGTTGGCGGGTGGCGTGGCGCTGATCCTGGACCGTGGCGGCAGCGGCCAGAGCGAGCTGCTGGGGGCGATGGTCGTCCTGCTTGCGACGATGGCTTGGGGTGTGGACAACACCCTGTCACGGGGTGTGGCCGAGCGCGACCCGGGTCAGGTCGTGCTGCTCAAGTCCACCTTGGGCGCGGTGCTCACTGCAGCGATCGCGGTGGTGGTGCATGAGCCTTTGCCAGGCTGGCAGGCTGCGGTGGGCTTGCTGCTGGTGGGTGCCTCAGGTTATGGCTTGAGCCTGAGGCTGTATCTGCTGGCGCAGCGGACGTTCGGGGCAGCTCGCACGGGCTCTGTCTTTGCATTCGCGCCATTCATCGGGGCCATCCTGGCTGTTGTACTGGGGGAGCGCGCCATGAGCTGGGGCGTGGCGCTGGGCGGCATGTTGATGCTGCTGGGCGTGGTCCTGCATCTGGCCGAATCACACGCGCACGAACATCAACATGAAGCGCTGGAGCACGAGCACGCGCATGCCCATGACGACGGGCATCACGATCACGTCCATCACCCCATGCCGGTCGGGCCGCACAGCCATGTCCACCGGCACGAGCCCGTGCGGCACGCTCACCCGCACACCCCTGATGTCCACCATGCGCACAGGCATTGACGAGTCCGTCATGAAGAGACAGAGCGGCTTGATGCGCCAACGAGTTTCCACGGGCGGCTGCATTTTGCGGGGCAGATGTCGCGGATGTGTTCTCCAGGTGGGTGACTCGCCATGATGGTGATGGGCCGAGTGCGAGAAAATAGCGCCATGACCTCCCTGGCTATTCCCCCTTCAGACGACCCCAAGCCCCAGCCACCCGAGCCGCCAGACATCGACGAATGCTGCGGCAACGGCTGCGACCCCTGCATCTTTGATCGCCATGACATGGCGATGGATGAGTATCGGCAGGCGTTGAGGGCGTGGGAGGCGAGGCAGGGCGGCGCGGCAGATCAGGAGGGCTGAGTGGTCTGACCGCGCTTACTGTTGCGGCGAGCCCGCATGAGCGGCGTCCGGTGCGCACGGGATGCGCAAAGAGTTCGGTTCAACAGGAGTCGCTTCATTGGCGCGCACACCGAATTTGCTTTGGCTGCGCGTTTAGCCACGCGTTCTGTAGCCTCAACGGGGCGGCCTATTTGTTCACGGGCAGGCCGGTGCGAGCGTCGAGCCCCTTTTCCCTACTGAGTCGCGTCATCAGGGCCTCTGATGGCTTGGTGGGGGCAGCCTGATGCACTTTGCTCCATGCGAAGGACCCGTTCCATGGGGGCAGGGATGCTGGAGGCAAGGGCACGATCTGATCGATATCCTTCAGCACAATGTCTTCCTTTTGCTTCTCGATCAGAAACACGCGGATTTGCTCATAGCGCTGAACGCGCTCGGGGTCGTTCTTCGAGGGTTTCTTCAAGAACTGCCTGATCGTATAGCGCTGCCCGGAAAAGATGTCCATCAATGTGGACGCGGCGCTGGCACTGCCGTGCATTGCCGCCTTTTGGAGCATGGGAAGGGCCTCCTTTATCTTGTTTTGACGCAGGAGTTTGTTACCAAGCTCATAACTGGATTCCCCATGGCCTTGTTCCGCCGCACATTGATACAGGGCTATTGCCAAGCCCTTGGTCTCGGGCGACGAAACGTTGACGACATGGGACATGATGGAACGCCCATCCAACCAATCAGCGATGTTGTATTGCGCCTGCGGGCTTCCCAATTCAGCGGCTTTGCGATAGTTGTCCAATGCTTTTTGCATGTCCCAAGCTTGACGGGCATGGCCCGCGATCAGCAAGTACCCATAGGGGTTGCTGTCCGCAACAAGCCTCTGGATGATCTGGTCCACCTCGGCTTCGCGACTCATCCTGGATGGCGTGGCCGTATTGTCGTAGTCCGTATCGATTTGCTGGTACAGCAAATCATTCAGTAGCCAACCCGCCTGAGGATGGTCATGTGCTGCCGCTAGCCGGAGGTATCTTGCGATCTCGGTGAACGCTTGAACCTGAGCTTTGTCCTGGTTGTAGGAGGATCGGTCGCTGTTCAATTGGCGATAGCGACCGTATTGGAATACCTGGTCCACTTCCGCGCTAGGTTGATGGATGTGGACGCTCTCATGCGTGCACTTGAAATTCCATGGTGCCAGGTTCACAGGGCGCTCTGCCGCGACAGCGTGAGACGCCAGAACAGAGAGTGACAGGAGCAAGGACATGATGGTCCGTTGCAGCATGTTAGCGGCGTCTCCGAACCTGCCGCAGTGCGGCGTTGAAGGACGAAAATGAGTGTTGCCCATACCTGTTATGGATGTTAGGTGGATGTCTTTGCGATGCATCCGTTGAGCACCATCAGGCGCCCCACCATGACTAGACAGGGCGCGTGCGCATGAACGCGTTGAATCACTTGCCAGCAGTCAGCGGCCGGCCGGTCTTGGGATCCAGTCCTTTGGCGCGGGCCATTTCAGCGATGCGATTCTCGGTAGGCAAGGGTGGTGGGACATTGGCATTGAACTCTTCTAGCCATTTGATCTTGCCGTCCCAGGGAGGGAGCTTCGCTGGTGGCAGGGGAACGATCTCGTCGATTTCTGGCACCTTGGGATCGAGGTAGTCGTAGTCGGATAGAAAGTCGCCAATGACTTTATATCGACGTGACCGCTCAGGATCGGCCTGAGTGTGGCCCAAATAGCCTAGTTCATTTGAGTTGGAAATTTTGAAACCCAACTCCAACCGACTTGCGGACTGAGCATTTCCCGCCTTAACTCCAAACTGGTATGCCTGAAGGGCTTCCAGTGGCTTCTTTTCGTAAACGTAGACCCCCAGGTTCAGTGCCGCCTCAGCATGCCCCTGCTCTGCGGCACAGCGGTACATCTGCAAGCCGATCTCAACGATATCGGGGGCATGGCTGCGAGCGTCGGTGAGCTTGTCGCCAATCAGATATTGAGCATCGGGACTACCCATATCAGCAGCCTTGCGGTAATAGCGCTTGGCGAGATCCAGATCGCTGACTACGCCATAGCCCTGCATGAGGTAGTTGCCCATATCGTAGTAGCCACCGGGGATGCCACGGCAGATGAGGTCTTCGACCAGATCGACACTTTCCTTGATGGGGTTCGGGCTTTGGGCTTGCCCCTTTTTGAGCATGCCGCGCAAGGCCAGGTTGGCTTTGTCGTGGCCGTAAGCTGTAGCGATGCGCACCAAGCGCTCAATGGCGGGGTAAGCCGCTGCATCGTCCTTGAGCAGGTTATTGCGGCGCAGCCAGCGAGCGTGTTGATAAAGCTGCTCAGCCTCGGGATTACGTGGGGGAATGTGCTCAGCTTCATGCGTGCAAGTGAAGGCCATGTCTGGCCTCAGTCCGGCCATGTCTGGCGTGGCGGAGACGGTCATGCGGGTGTCCTTGGCGTGACATCCAGCGAGCACCAACAGGGCGCTTGTCACAGCGACTGCAAGCACAAGAGAAGAAACGGAACACCGGCGCATGAATGCGGCGAATCACTTGCCAGTGTTCAGCGGCCGGCCGGTCTTGGGATCCAGTCCTTTGGCGCGGGCCATTTCCGCAATGCGCTTTTCGGAAGGCAAAGGCGGAGGCACGTTGGAGTTGAACTCTTCTAACCATTTGAACTTGCCGTCCCAGGGGGGCAGTTTGGCTGGAGGCAAAGGCACGATCTCGTCGATCTCTGGCACCTTGGGATCGAGGTAGTCGTAGTCGGATAGAAAGTCGCCAATGACTTTGTAGCGGCGCGCACGCTCGGAATCGGATGTGGTTTGACCCAGGAAACTTTGGCTTTTGGGATTGGAATCCTTTGAGCCGATTTCTAACCAACTGGCTGATAGAGCATCCCCAGCTTTGACACCTAGCTGAAAGTATTTAAAGGCGTCCACATATTGTGCGGTTGAACCATAGTGGACACCCATGTAATTTGCAGCTTTGGTGTTCCCTTGTTCTGCTGCGCAGCGATGCATTTGCAAGCCGATGTTCACTACGTCAGGAGTGTGACTGCGAGCGTCAACAAGCTTCGATCCAATCAGGTACTGAGCATCGGGGCTGCCCAGGTCAGCGGCTTTGCGGTAGTAGCGTTTGGCCAGGTCCAGATCGCCGACTACGCCATAGCCTTGCATGAGGTAGTTGCCCATGTCGTAGTACCCCCCTGGGATGCCTCGGCGAATGAGGTCTTCGACCAGATCAACGCATTCTTTGATGGGATTGGCACTTTGAGCTTGACCCTTGGTGAGCATGCCGCGCAAGGCCAGGTTTGCTTTCTCGTGACCATAAGCGGTGGCAATGCGTATCAGGCGCTCGATGGTTGGGTATACGGATGGATCGTCCTTGAGTAAATTATTGCGGCGCAGCCAGCGTGCGTGCTGGTAAAGCTGCTCTGCCTCGGCGTCATGTGGGGGAATGTGCTCTGCCTCTTGTGTGCAAGTAAAGGCCATGTCGGGCCTCAGTCCGGCCATGTCTGGCGTGGCGGAGACGGTGATGCGGGTGTCCTTGGCGTGACATCCAGCGAGCACCAACAGGGCGCTTGTCACAGCGACTGCAAGCACAAGAGAAGAAACGGAACACCGGCGCATGAATGCGGCGAATCACTTGCCAGTGTTCAGCGGCCGGCCGGTCTTGGGATCCAGTCCTTTGGCGCGGGCCATTTCCGCAATGCGCTTTTCGGAAGGCAAAGGCGGAGGCACGTTGGAGTTGAACTCTTCTAACCATTTGAACTTGCCGTCCCAGGGGGGCAGTTTGGCTGGAGGCAAAGGCACGATCTCGTCGATCTCAGGCACCTTGGGGTCGAGGTAGTCGTAATCGGCCAAAAAATCGAAAATCAATTTATAGCGTCGACTACGCTCCAGATCTGCGTGTGCCTGTCCGAGATACAACCCAACGTTCGGATCTGTGATCGAGAACCCTTTGGCCATTCGGCTTGCGGACTGAGCATTACCCGCTTTGATGCCAAGCCGGTATGCCTGCATGGCTTCTTGTGGGTTCTTCTCGTAGATGTAGATTCCAAGATTCAAGGCAGCCTCAGCATGCCCCTGCTCGGCTGCGCAACGGTACATCTGCAAGCCGATATCAACGATATCGGGGGAATGACTTCGGGCATCAGTTAGCTTGTCACCAATGAGGTATTGTGCATCCGGACTACCTAGATCGGCAGCTTTGCGGTAATAGCGTTTGGCGAGTTCCAGATCGCTGACTACGCCATAGCCCTGCATGAGGTAGTTGCCCATATCGTAGTAGCCACCGGGGATGCCACGGCAGATGAGGTCTTCGACCAGATCGACACTTTCCTTGATGGGGTTCGGGCTTTGGGCTTGCCCCTTTTTGAGCATGCCGCGCAATGCCAAGTTGGCTTTGTCGTGACCGTAGGCTGAGGCAATACGCACGAGGCGCTCAATCGGAGGATAAGCAGTAATGTCGTCCTTGAGCAGGTTGTTGCGGCGCAGCCATCGCGCGTGCTGGTAAAGCTGCTCGGCCTCGGTATCACGCATTGGAATGTGTTCAGCCTCATGTGTGCAGGTAAAGGCCATGTCGGGCCTCAGTCCTGCCATGTCTGGCGTGGCGGAGACAGTCATACGGGTGTCCTTGGGGAAGAAATGGCGTTGTATACCTAGACCAGCTGCGCCAAAGCCCGTCAAGCTCAGAGCGATTGCGCCAGTTCTCAGCGCCTTATTAATGTGCGATTTAGGAGATGAAAGCATGACGCAGCGGTACTAGTCCCAGTCTTTGCGACTAGGGTCCAAACGTAAAAAGGCGTCTAATGGAGCGACAGGTGCGCGGGCGTTCTTTCGCCGATTTATGTTCTCTTGGACAATAGTTTCCCAAGCATCGTAAGCATCTTTTAAAGGCAAATCTGCTATCCGCTGTCCACCAAAGTTTTTTGTATGCAAATCCCACAACGTTTGCCGCGCCGGTTTCGATACCTCGGGCCGGTCATGGATGATGTTGAGTTCGCTGTCGGTTTCCATGCTGCGCGTGTTGATGTTGGCGCTGCCTAGCGTCATGAAGGTATCGTCAATGATCATGAGCTTGGCATGGACATAGGTTTCCACCCATGATTGCCCTGGCGCGGTATCCGGAGACACGATACGGCAGACCAGCGTCTTGAGGCCGGGGGTGGCCATTTCCGAGGCCGAAATGGTTTGAACGGTCCAGTCGTCGAGGTCTTTTTGAGCCTGCGCCTTACGTTGCTCTGCGGCGCTCAGGCGGGTGTTGACGCTTTCGTAGCGCTGGGTGATGTAATCAGCTGAACCTGGCGTGCCGTCGATGATTCGCACGTCGTTGTCGATGGCATTCCGTTCTCGGTGCAGTTTGTTGATCTCTGCTTGTGCGGCATCCACGTCAGCCTGTCGCTTCTTGTATTCGGCGGCTTGCGATTTGGGTAACTCACCTCGATCAATGCGCGCATCGCGCGTTGCGGCTGGAATGTCGGCCCCGCGCCCGAGGCCTTCCAGCATGCGTTGGGTGTTGTTGGCACCGTCCCCCATGCCCTCATCAGAGGTGTTGGTGATGACGAAGAGGTACAGGCTGCCATGCTTCTCTGGGCGCCTGCCATGCTCAGCCATCGCTTTGGCATGTTGCTTGATCTGGTCTGCCAGGACGGGCCAACGAAAGTATTGGTTTTCGATATAGATGAGCTGCGTCGCGTTGCTCACGGCCTGCAAATACATCTTGGCGATGTGCTTGACCGGCTTACCGTCGGCGCCACCTTGATGCTGGGTTCTCAGGATTTGCGCCGTCAGCGGAACATCAGCACCCTTGGGTTTTTGCTGGTACTTGACCGAAGTCGTCGTCGGCAGCGGATCAGGTTTGGCGTGACCGGGCGCATCCGTGATCGCCTTGTTCCATGCCGCCTGAAAGTTATCGTAAAGGTCGGCAAGAATGGGGCCCGTCACCCTGGATGAAAAATCTTGGCGTGGAAACTGGGCGTTGGCGCCCTTGTTGGGCGCATGAGGGCGGCCTTTGACGCTGTGCTCGTTGGTGTCCCAATACCAGTCCAGCATGTTGTGTCCCATGACAAAACCAACAGCCAGATCTGCAGATTCATGGTCAACGAGCACCATTTTCTGGTGATGCGTTGTGAAGCTGGCCAGCATGCCGCGCGTCTGGGCGGAAATGCCTTTGTCCATGAACCTGTCTGTCGAGATGGACGCTCGGTCTGGTGCGCTGAACCCTCGGCTGCGGAACACGAGATTGTCCATGGACCGGTCGTCGTTGAGGGCGCGGTATTTCTGACGCATTGCGCGGACGACTTCGTGATCTGTATGGGCGTCGTAGACCGCGAACCAATGCTTGCTGTAGTCATGCTGCCAGTCGGATGTGCCGGCCAGACGATCCTTGATGGCCAGGTCTCGCCGGCCAGGCGTGTTGGGTTCACCATTGAAGCCAGTCACACCAATGGTGGCCACTTGCTCTTTGGTGATGCCATTGCTGTACCCCAGATCAATTTCTTGGGACCAGCTCAGCACCCGGATTTTCTTGCCTTCGCGGGCCTTTTGCTCAAGCAATTTGCCAATACAGGGGTGCTTTTCATCACGTATGAAAAACATACTGGGCTGAAAACCCCAGCAGATAATGCAAACGCTTTTGGTTGCTGCCGCGATGGCCTTGTGTATTTCGCGAAAGGCTTCTTCACCGTTAATAAGGAGCCCGAACGTTGCAGGTTTGCGTGAGTACTCTACATCTGAGACGAACCATCGGGGCGTCATCTGAACGGCCATGTTGCTTGAGCGCTCTACAGCAACTGTGGCGGGTTTGGGTTGGGTATCTTGCATCACATCGTCCTGTCGCGTTCAGCTCTGGGCTGACTGTTCGCTTGGCGAGCTATTGACGAGTGCGTTTAAAGCACTCTGGTATTCGGAGCGCGAGGCGCTACTGCTTTGTTTGTCTTCGCCCTTGAAGACGCCCATGGCGGCCAGGGGCCCTTCCGCAGTATTTCGATATCGTTCAACAACGGGGATGTCGTATGTCATTCCGTTGGCCAAAACGACCTTGTATCGTTCAATGGCGGGAGCGTGCTTCAGTTCGATAGAGCCTGATGCATCAAGTACGTCTTGCTTGATCATTGCGCCGTTGGCGAACACTTTGTATGGCATGCCTGCCCATCCGGACATCTGACCGAAGGGAGCACTGTCAAACGTCAACGTCAAAGGTGTTGTCAACGTACTGGTAGGGAAGCCGGGCATATCCTGATTCAGGATCTGAGGCCCCACCATCGACTTCTGCCCTGCCTGCACCGTGATCTTCCCGGGACACTGGGCAGTAAAGCTGCCACCCTCAATCGTGATGCTCGCCCCACCGCTCACAGCCAGCGTCACCTTCTTGGCCGCCGCGATGTTGACCACCCCACTGGCCGTCTTCAACTGCAGCTCCTGCTTGGCTGCAATCTGCGCCGGGCCCGCCTGAGCCTGCATCTCGATCGGCCCTTGCGCCGCGATCATCGTCAGGCCCTTGCCTGCGGCTTCCGCGCCTGGCTGAATCGCTCCTGCCAGCACACCAATAGCCTGCCCCGTGTGCACGCGTGCCTGCCCACCCACCGCAAAGTGCGTGTCTTGCCCGCTGGCGATCTGGGTGGTGTCTTGCGCACTCAGGTGCAGGTCTTGGCCCGCAGTCAGGCCAATGCCGGCTTTACCGACCAAGGCGATATTGGGATCCGCCATGTGCGGCACCTTGCTCTGGCCGGTGCCGGTGGCTTTGGCTGCCGCGTCTGCCTGGGCGTTGGGCAGGCTGCTGGTGCTGACCATGCCGCTGAGGCTCTTGGTCAGCGCAGCGGCGGGGGCGGCCCGGTCGTCCAGGTTGCTCTTGTTGCCGCCCACGCTGCCGGCTGTGGTGGCCAGGCCCACGGTCTGGTGGGTGCTGGCGGCCTGGTGGAAGGTGCTGGCCAGTTGTTGGGCTTGTTTGGCGAGCGCCATGCCGGGGGCGTTGTCGCCGGCTGGTGTGCCGGTCTGGCCCAAGCCATTGCCCAGGCCGAAGGTGCTGAGCATCACGCCGCGTGCGGCGCGCAGGCCGCCCCAGGCGTCGGTGCGCAGCTCGAAGCCCAGGCCGCGGAAAGAGCCACGGTGGTTATCGGCCTGGTGCAGCAGGTGGCCCATTTGCAGCCAGGTCTGGCTTTGGGTGCTGTGCAGCTGGGCGCGCAGCTGGCCGGGGGTGTCGTCGAACACGAGCTGGTTGTAGCCGCTGCCGCCGAATTCCTTGCTCTTGACGCCGCTGAGCGCCGCGGCGTTGGCCTGGCCTTCTGAGTCTTCGGTGGCGGCCCCCGGTGCGGCGCCGTGCCAGGCGGGGCTGTTGCCGCCGCTGCCTGAGCCCACGAGGTTCATCTGGCTGCTGGGGCTGTGGTCGGTGGATTCGGCCAGGGCGGCGGTGTCGGCTTCGGCGGGCTGGCCGCCCGGGGTGCGGGGCACGCCCGATTCGCCACGGCCGTTGTACAGGCTGGCCATGACGAAGGGGCGGTCGATGTCGTTGCCCAGGAAGCCAACCAGCACCTCCTGCCCGATGCGGGGGATGAACTGGTGGCCCATGCCAGGGCCGGTCAGGCGTTGCATGACGCGCAGCCAGCAGCTGTGGTCGCTGTTGGCGCGCTGAGGGGCGAAGGCGTTGGCCTGCCAGTGGAACTGGACCTTGATGCGGCCAAGCTGGTCGGTGTAGAGCTCGTCGGCGCCGCTGGCGTTCACGTTGCCATCGGGGCCAACGACGATGGCGGTTTGCGGGCCCAGCGCGGTGGGGCGCGGGCGGGGGCGCAGGCCGGTGTCGTCCATCAGCACGGCGCGCCAGGGCACGTTGCGGCGCAGGGCCTGGAACTGGCAGGCGTAGCCGGTCTGGGCGGCGCGCTGGTACAGGGCGGTGCTGTCCACGGCGAAGGTGTCCGGGCCGGTGGCGGCGAGTGCGGGCAGGTCGGCGGCGCCCAGGGTCTTGGCGATCTTGTCGCTCAGTTCCTTGGGCAGGTTGTTGATGCCGATGACGTCGCAGCCGGTGACGAAGAACTGTTTGTCCTCGTCGGCCAGGCCAAAGGCGGAGAGCGGGTCCAGCGTGGACTGGGTGACGGCGAACCAGGTGCCGGCGCGCAGGGTGCGCACGGTGCCGCGGCCCAGCCAGGTCTTGTAGCGGGCCTCGTGGGCTTCCTGCAGGCGGGTGGCGGCGAACTGCGCTTCGGCCTGGTTGCCAAAAACGAAATCACCCGTTGGGTCGTAGCTGGTGAGCCAGCTTTGCAGGCTGGTGGCCTCGTCGCCACCCCATTCGTGCGCGGTGGGCACCTCGGCGGTGATGGCGGCGTGGGCCTTGTAGTCCCAGCCTTGCAGCACGGTGCCGGTGGGGCCGATCTGGCGCACGCTGCCCAGGGCCTGGATGCTGTCTTGCACTTCCTGGCTGCTGCTGCCGTGGAAGCGGATGCCGGCGCCCCCCAGGCTGCTGGCGCTGATGGCGTCTTGCGGTTGCTGCGCGCTGCTGACGAAGAAGACCACGGTGTGGCCGCCCGGGGCGGATTCGTCTTCCTCGACGCGCCAGCAGATGCCTTCTTCGGCCAGCAGGCGCTGCACGAAGGCCAGGTCGGTTTCGCGGTATTGCACGCAGTAGGCGCGCTGGCCGCCGTTGCGGGCGAACAGGCCTTCGGCCACGTAGGTGGCGACGTCGTCGTCCCACTTCCAGGCGGCGATGCTGCTGTGGTCGGCGAACACGTCTTCGACGATCTCGATGACCGACTTTTCTTGCCAGACGCGGCTGTTGAGCGTGTGGCCCAGCAGCGCCATCCAGGGCTGGATCAGCAGGCCTTTGCGGGCGAAGCCGCCATCGGCTTCCAGGGCGCTGGCTTCCACGACGTAGCCGCTGCGGCGGGCCTTGCCGCCATCGGCCAGGGTGGTTTCCAGGGTGATGGGGCGGGCGTAGAGCTGCTTGAGCTCGACCTGGGCGTGGAGCACCAGGGCGTTGACGTACAGCGAAAACGGTTCGGACACGGCCTCGTGCATGACGAAGCTCTCGACCATCAGGTCGGCCGGCAGGCTGCGCTCGCTGCTGGGCGCGCTCAGGGTGTAGAGGCGGGTGTCGCTGCCCCATTGGGCGAGGAGGCCGCCCAGGGTCGAGTCAACGGCCGACCTGGTGGCCGAAAGGGCGGCATCCAGCCCACCCTTCAGAAATGAAGAATCCAGCCCCATTGCGGGTTCCCTGATTTGTGATGTCGTGTTTGATCGGATCGAGGGGGAATTCTCCCGTTGAACCGACGGCGGGCGGGCCACCCCCTTGGGGTGTATGTGCAACCTGCTGTAACCAATCTGGGGCACGCCGTAACCGTTCGTGAACTGGCGCACGCTCCGCCCTTTGTTTCACCCTTCAAAGCGCGTCAGGGGGATCAAGCTCTCGACCAGTCGGCCGAAAACGAAAGACGATCTAGCCGCCTCATCCACCGGAGAGTCTGACCATGGGTCAAAAAACCACCGCCCAAGCCCTGCGCGAACAATTGATGGCCCCTCATGCCATCGAGCGCGTCCATGCCATGCACGCCCTGGAGCTGGAGCTGGAAGAAGCCCGCGCCAACCCGGTGGCCGATGAACTGGAGGCGTTTACCGCCCGCGGCATCCCCTATTACGCGCCGGAAGACCCGGATTACCGCGAGTGGGTGGCCAAGGCCGTGGCCTACTGGGAAAAGCTGCATGCCGAGCCGCATGCCCCCGTGCCCCGCATGAGCGCTGCCAAGGTGCGCGGCGGCCGCGCCAAGCACCTGGCCTGAACCTGCGCCTGCTCTGCTTGTCCCGCTGACCGGCAGGGCTGCCCCGGCTGCCCTATGATCGCCCCGCGCACCGCTGTCGAGGTGCGGGGTGAGCCTGCATGACATTGCCTGAGCAGATCCGCGTGCTGGAGCGCGGCTGGCTATCGTCCAACAACATCGTGTTCCTGGACGACGATGGCGCCACGGTGGTGGACACCGGTTATGTCACGCACCTGGATGACACCATCCGCCTGATCGACGAGGCCCGTGAGGGCCGGCCACTGCGCCGCATCGTCAACACCCACATCCATTCCGATCACGCCGGTGGCAATGCCGGCTTGAAGGCCTTGCATGGCTGCGAGGTGTGGATCCCGCCCGGCGAGGCCGAGTTGGTGGACGTGTGGGACGAAGACCGCCTGAGTTACCGCCGCACCAGCCAGTTGTGCCCGCCCTTCCGCTATGACGCCCTGATCCACCCGAACGACACCTTGCGGCTGGGTGGCGAGGATTGGCGTGTGCTGCCTGCTGCGGGGCACGACCACGCCATGGTGATGTTGTGGTGTGAGCGCCTGGGCATCCTCTTGTCAGCCGATGCCTTGTGGCAAAAGGGCTTTGGCGTGATCTTCCCGGAGCTGGCCGGCATCCCCGGTTTTGCCGAGCAGAAGGCGACGCTGGATTTGATCGGGCAATTGCAGCCGCGTTGGGTGATCCCCGGGCATGGGGCGCCTTTCAGTGGTGAGGCGGTGGATGCGGCTTTGATGGCCGCGCATTCACGCATCGATTGGCTGATGGAGGAGCCGCGCCGCAACTCGGACAACGCGCTGAAGGTGCTGCTGGCCTTCAAGCTGCTGGAGGCCAGGCGCTTGACCTTGCCCGAGCTCGCCGACATGGTGCGCACGAGCGTGCAAGGCAACGTGGCCATGCAGGCGCATTACCCGCATGAGCCCGAGGTGATGGCGGCATTCATGGCCGAGCAATTGGTCAGGGCCGGTGCGGCCACGCGTGAAGGCGACACCCTGATCGCCCCACGCTGAGCCTGGTTCGGTGCCGTTGCGCCTGACTCAGTTGGCGCGCACCTGGAACACGCTGGAGGTGCCGGTGAACGGCGTGATGGTGCCGATCAGGTTCTTGGCGTCGCCATAGTGGACGATGCGGTAGCTGCCGGGCGGCGTGCCAGCTGGGATCGTCCAGCTGATGTCGGCGGCGGATTCGGCACCGAAGGTGCGCACCCAACGGTAGCGTGTCGCCCAGTCGCCATCATCGGCCACCGCTTGCCAGCTGCTGCCCACCAGGCGCTGCACTTCGAGGAAGGTGCCGTTGCGGTGCAGGTTGTTCTTGGGGTGCCCGGTCTGGAAGCGCACGCTCACCGTGTCGCCCGGCGCGTAGCTGCTGGCCACGTCCGTCAGCACCTGGCCGAAGCGTTTGCCCAAGGCGGGCAGGTCCATCACCACGCCGGTCTGGAAGTTGAGCTGGCTGTTGCTCAGGTCGCGCGGTTGCAGGGTGTTGATGGTCGGCTGGTTGTTGGCCATGTCGTACGCCAGCTTGTTGAGCTCCTGCTGGTAGGCCGGCTGCGTGTAGGGCCCAAACAGGGTGCTGCCACCTTCGTAGTCCTGGATGCTGTATTCCTCGGGCGTGGTGATGTACTCGGTGTAGGCATTGGTGTAGCCCACCACCAGCACCTGCCTGATGTCGACGCCCAGCGTGCGGGCCAGTTGCCGGCGGATGCGGTAGCCCGACATGATGGTGGGCTCGCCCGGCAGCGTGGCCAGGTAGAGCGAACCCAGGCGGACCAGTTGCAGCGGCAGCACTTCGGGCGCCCAGGGGTAGGGCTTCATGTCACCCACGGGGATCACGACTTCCTTGACACCCTGACATTGCTTGAGCGTTTCGGAGGGCCAGAACACCAGGCCGCCAATCGCCGCGAGGAAGGGGTTGGACTGACCCTCCTTGGCGATGCCCGGGCCGGGGCCGTCTTCTTCACTGCCGGCGGCGAAGCTGGTGCCCAGGGCCGCCGGGCAGGTGCTGTGCGGCTGGCCATCGGGTGTGTACGCGCCGGAGACGGCCACCTGGCTCATGTTCACGTAGCGCATGCGGTAGTCCACCGCGCCTT contains:
- a CDS encoding type VI secretion system Vgr family protein, giving the protein MGLDSSFLKGGLDAALSATRSAVDSTLGGLLAQWGSDTRLYTLSAPSSERSLPADLMVESFVMHEAVSEPFSLYVNALVLHAQVELKQLYARPITLETTLADGGKARRSGYVVEASALEADGGFARKGLLIQPWMALLGHTLNSRVWQEKSVIEIVEDVFADHSSIAAWKWDDDVATYVAEGLFARNGGQRAYCVQYRETDLAFVQRLLAEEGICWRVEEDESAPGGHTVVFFVSSAQQPQDAISASSLGGAGIRFHGSSSQEVQDSIQALGSVRQIGPTGTVLQGWDYKAHAAITAEVPTAHEWGGDEATSLQSWLTSYDPTGDFVFGNQAEAQFAATRLQEAHEARYKTWLGRGTVRTLRAGTWFAVTQSTLDPLSAFGLADEDKQFFVTGCDVIGINNLPKELSDKIAKTLGAADLPALAATGPDTFAVDSTALYQRAAQTGYACQFQALRRNVPWRAVLMDDTGLRPRPRPTALGPQTAIVVGPDGNVNASGADELYTDQLGRIKVQFHWQANAFAPQRANSDHSCWLRVMQRLTGPGMGHQFIPRIGQEVLVGFLGNDIDRPFVMASLYNGRGESGVPRTPGGQPAEADTAALAESTDHSPSSQMNLVGSGSGGNSPAWHGAAPGAATEDSEGQANAAALSGVKSKEFGGSGYNQLVFDDTPGQLRAQLHSTQSQTWLQMGHLLHQADNHRGSFRGLGFELRTDAWGGLRAARGVMLSTFGLGNGLGQTGTPAGDNAPGMALAKQAQQLASTFHQAASTHQTVGLATTAGSVGGNKSNLDDRAAPAAALTKSLSGMVSTSSLPNAQADAAAKATGTGQSKVPHMADPNIALVGKAGIGLTAGQDLHLSAQDTTQIASGQDTHFAVGGQARVHTGQAIGVLAGAIQPGAEAAGKGLTMIAAQGPIEMQAQAGPAQIAAKQELQLKTASGVVNIAAAKKVTLAVSGGASITIEGGSFTAQCPGKITVQAGQKSMVGPQILNQDMPGFPTSTLTTPLTLTFDSAPFGQMSGWAGMPYKVFANGAMIKQDVLDASGSIELKHAPAIERYKVVLANGMTYDIPVVERYRNTAEGPLAAMGVFKGEDKQSSSASRSEYQSALNALVNSSPSEQSAQS
- a CDS encoding phosphatidylserine/phosphatidylglycerophosphate/cardiolipin synthase family protein, whose amino-acid sequence is MQDTQPKPATVAVERSSNMAVQMTPRWFVSDVEYSRKPATFGLLINGEEAFREIHKAIAAATKSVCIICWGFQPSMFFIRDEKHPCIGKLLEQKAREGKKIRVLSWSQEIDLGYSNGITKEQVATIGVTGFNGEPNTPGRRDLAIKDRLAGTSDWQHDYSKHWFAVYDAHTDHEVVRAMRQKYRALNDDRSMDNLVFRSRGFSAPDRASISTDRFMDKGISAQTRGMLASFTTHHQKMVLVDHESADLAVGFVMGHNMLDWYWDTNEHSVKGRPHAPNKGANAQFPRQDFSSRVTGPILADLYDNFQAAWNKAITDAPGHAKPDPLPTTTSVKYQQKPKGADVPLTAQILRTQHQGGADGKPVKHIAKMYLQAVSNATQLIYIENQYFRWPVLADQIKQHAKAMAEHGRRPEKHGSLYLFVITNTSDEGMGDGANNTQRMLEGLGRGADIPAATRDARIDRGELPKSQAAEYKKRQADVDAAQAEINKLHRERNAIDNDVRIIDGTPGSADYITQRYESVNTRLSAAEQRKAQAQKDLDDWTVQTISASEMATPGLKTLVCRIVSPDTAPGQSWVETYVHAKLMIIDDTFMTLGSANINTRSMETDSELNIIHDRPEVSKPARQTLWDLHTKNFGGQRIADLPLKDAYDAWETIVQENINRRKNARAPVAPLDAFLRLDPSRKDWD